The genomic region TGTGATAAAAAGCTGGCATGGCCGGATAAATAGTAGCCCCAGCAGAGGCAGCTAAAAGCATATTTTTAAGGTGAATTTCATTAAATGGGGTCTCTCGCACCACCAGAATAAGCGGGCGCCTTTCTTTAAGCATTACGTCTGCAGCGCGACTTATCAAGTTTTTGGCAAGCCCGTGAGCAATAGCCGCAAGAGTTCCCATAGTACAGGGAACAATCACCATGGCCCCATAATTGGTAGAACCACTGGCCGGTGGAGCTCCTATTTCGTGTTCGCTGTAAAGCCTTTCAGTAAGGTCTAAAAGCTCTTCAAAAGAAAGCCCGGCTTCTAAAGGTAATACCTTTTTCCCGGCATCAGAAATAATAGTTTCCGTGGCCACGCCTTGTTGTTTTAAAAGTTTTAAAAACGAAACCGCGTAAGGGCTCCCACTGGCTCCAGTTATAGCTACCAAAACTTTTTTCACAAGTACTCCTAAAATATTTATTCGCTTTTGTTTTAATCCAAAAACTTAAAACCTCAATTGTTAAAATAGCTTTGCCTGTCCCTTTGTTTTTCCGCCTCAGCGCGGGCAAGCTGGTCACAACGTTCGTTTTCAGGATGCCCTGCATGGCCCTTAACCCAATACCAATCTACCTGGTGTTTGCTAGTTAGCTCGGCCAGTTTTTGCCAGAGATCCTGGTTTTTGACAGGCTTTTTGTTGCTGGTGCGAAAACCATTTTTTAACCAGCGGGGAAGCCACTTTGTAATGCCGTCTTTTAAATAGCGCGAGTCCGTATAAATTTTTACCTGACATGGCCTTTTTAGGCTTTCTAAAGCCGTAATGGCCGCCATAAGCTCCATGCGGTTATTGGTAGTATGGGGCTCACCACCGGTGATTAACTTTTCTTGACCCTTATACCGTAAAATAGCAGCGTAACCTCCCGGGCCAGGGTTCCCTAAACAAGCTCCATCTACAAAAATCTCTACTTCTTCCTTTAGTTTCGCCCCTTCTTCGAGCTCTTTAAGGATCTCAATGCCTGCGCTGGTGCCAAGGCGTACCGCCCCAGCTTCAATTAGAGCCAACGATTGCTCAAGGGTCTTAATACCCCCTGAAGCCTTTACCTTAATGCGTCCATAGGCACGTTTAGCTAAGATTTTTACATCATCAACCGTAGCTCCTCTTGGGCCAAAGCCCGTAGAAGTTTTGACATAGTCAATCTGGGTCTCGGCCAGAATATCCACCAGGGCCTCCATTTCTTCGCGGTTAAGATAAGCGCATTCAATAATGGCCTTTAGCACAGTATTGGGGAGGGTAGCCCTAAGCTCCTGGGCTTCAGCGGCCACAAATTCAAACCTTCCTTCTTTTACCCATCGAAGGTTTATGACAAAATCCAGTTCATCAGCGCCTAGAGTTACTAATTCTTTACCTTCGTAAGCCTTAACTGAAGTTATTTGAAAACCTAAAGGGAAACCTATCACTGAACAAACTTTTACCGAAGATTTTTGGAGCAGTTCTCTGGCTAGGGGCACAAAAGTTGGAGCCACGCATACCGCCGCTACTTCGTATTTTTTAGCCGATTCACAAAGGGCTTTAATATCTCTAGCAGTAGCGGTAGGTTTTAGTAAAGTAAGGTCAATGTATTTGGCCAAATCTTTTACGGAGGTAATTTTTTTCATGGCTAAATATTATCCTATCTTTTTAAAGATTGAACAAAAATTATGTGTGGTGATTGGCGGCGGCAAAGTAGCCGCTCGCAAAATTAAAACTCTCCTTGAAGCTGGGGCCAAAGTCAAGGTTATTTCCCCAGAAGTTATCAGAGAAATAGAAAAACTTAGCGAACAGGGCCAGGTAGAATGGATAAAACGCCCGTACCGAAAAGGCGATTTAGAAGATGCCTTTCTGGTTTACGCTGCCACTGACGACCCTACCGTGCAAAAGCAAGTCTTTGCTGAGGCCGAAGAAAAAAACATTTTTTGCAACGTGGTAGATAAGCCTGCCCTTTGTTCCTTTATAGTACCCTCGATTGTAAAAAGAGGAAAACTTCAGATTGCCATATCCACCTCTGGAGCAAGCCCTGCCCTGGCCCGGAGATTAAGAGAACAATTTGAAGAGACTTTTGGCCCGGAATACGCCGAATATCTAGAGTTAATGGCCCGCTGGCGTGAAGAA from Thermodesulfatator indicus DSM 15286 harbors:
- a CDS encoding UbiX family flavin prenyltransferase; protein product: MKKVLVAITGASGSPYAVSFLKLLKQQGVATETIISDAGKKVLPLEAGLSFEELLDLTERLYSEHEIGAPPASGSTNYGAMVIVPCTMGTLAAIAHGLAKNLISRAADVMLKERRPLILVVRETPFNEIHLKNMLLAASAGATIYPAMPAFYHNPKNIQEMVDFFAKRLAEFLGIEIENLKRWRGLS
- a CDS encoding precorrin-2 dehydrogenase/sirohydrochlorin ferrochelatase family protein gives rise to the protein MAKYYPIFLKIEQKLCVVIGGGKVAARKIKTLLEAGAKVKVISPEVIREIEKLSEQGQVEWIKRPYRKGDLEDAFLVYAATDDPTVQKQVFAEAEEKNIFCNVVDKPALCSFIVPSIVKRGKLQIAISTSGASPALARRLREQFEETFGPEYAEYLELMARWREEILARDLSEKEKRQIFEQLVLAPVPLWLKRGERHHVKSLAKTFNLSFEE
- the rnhA gene encoding ribonuclease HI, yielding MLKELEEGAKLKEEVEIFVDGACLGNPGPGGYAAILRYKGQEKLITGGEPHTTNNRMELMAAITALESLKRPCQVKIYTDSRYLKDGITKWLPRWLKNGFRTSNKKPVKNQDLWQKLAELTSKHQVDWYWVKGHAGHPENERCDQLARAEAEKQRDRQSYFNN